A region from the Chrysoperla carnea chromosome 4, inChrCarn1.1, whole genome shotgun sequence genome encodes:
- the LOC123297862 gene encoding oxysterol-binding protein-related protein 11 yields MDISSKRHYSGQLYKYTNVMKGWQYRFFTLDPQAGTLQYYLCEGGEKIVSENGQPRGSVHLAAAVICPSDEDSKTFTVNCASGDMLKLRASDARERQEWVNTLRAVAESHTRAIGSTGPPMAPREHLAVLDAFGCVRSQLHRTEQADALLCRILEGINNYHTDHNLLRLKATSAAALHTLTQCLAILQRTQHNENAMTASSVFYRPCPPSNTKLKEANEENNH; encoded by the exons ATGGATATTTCTTCAAAACGTCACTATTCtggtcaattatataaatacacaaatgTAATGAAAGGATGGCAATATCGATTTTTTACATTAGATCCACAAGCTGGTAcactacaatattatttatgcgaAGGAGGTGAAAAG atagtttcAGAAAATGGCCAACCTCGAGGTTCTGTTCATCTGGCCGCAGCAGTAATTTGCCCAAGTGATGAGGATTCTAAAACATTTACTGTCAATTGTGCCAGTGGTGATATGCTTAAATTGAGAGCAAGTGATGCGAGAGAACGTCAAGAATGGGTTAATACATTAAGAGCTGTAGCTGAATCACACACTAGA GCAATAGGATCAACAGGTCCACCAATGGCACCTAGAGAACACTTAGCTGTATTAGATGCATTCGGTTGTGTACGATCACAATTACATAGAACTGAACAAGCTGATGCATTACTATGTCGTATCCTCGAAGGCATCAACAATTATCATACCGATCATAATTTATTACGTTTAAAGGCAACATCAGCTGCTGCTTTACATACATTAACACAATGTTTAGCGATATTGCAACGAACACAACACAATGAAAATGCAATGACAGCAAGTAGTGTATTTTATCGACCGTGTCCTCCatcaaatactaaattaaaagaAGCTAACGAGGAGAATAATCactag
- the LOC123298040 gene encoding U1 small nuclear ribonucleoprotein A, which yields MDIRPNNTIYINNLNEKVKKEDLKKSLYAIFSQFGQILDIVALKTLKMRGQAFVIFKEISSATNGIRAMQGFPFYDKPMRIQYAKTDSDIIAKSKGTFQERPKRVKPTPLKDDEHVSSKKKRKSKDPAAKAAANANAEQPPNQILFLTNLPDETSEMMLSMLFNQFPGFKEVRLVPNRHDIAFVEFENELQSGAAKDALQGFKITPSHAMKISFAKK from the exons atggatattcgacctaataatacaatttatataaataatttaaatgaaaaagtgaaaaaagaaGATTTAAAGAAATCATTGTATGCAATATTTTCTCAATTTGGTCAAATTTTAGATATTGTTGCATTAAAAACGCTAAAAATGCGTGGTCaagcttttgttatttttaaagaaatatctaGTGCTACAAATGGAATACGAGCTATGCAAGGATTTCCATTTTATGATAAACCTATG AGAATTCAATACGCGAAAACAGATTCAGACATAATTGCAAAATCGAAAGGAACATTCCAAGAAAGACCGAAAAGAGTTAAACCAACACCTTTAAAAGATGATGAACATGTTTCTAGTAAAAAGAAACGAAAGAGTAAAGACCCTGCTGCTAAAGCTGCAGCAAATGCAAATGCCGAACAACCACCTAATCAAATCTTATTCTTAACGAATTTACCTGATGAAACCAGTGAAATGATGTTATCTATGTTGTTCAACCA ATTTCCTGGTTTCAAAGAAGTACGTTTGGTACCCAATCGACATGATATCGCTTTTGTAGAGtttgaaaatgaattacaaTCAGGTGCCGCGAAAGATGCGCTCCAAGGATTCAAGATAACACCATCACATgcaatgaaaatttcttttgcaaagaaataa
- the LOC123297754 gene encoding serine protease HTRA2, mitochondrial — protein MSRIFNSKIRNLLHIDDSQLRCIWNGYRFWHSKHEFHKNKELPNNNTNTTRNRLFVFSGVIGALGFYIFFEHKRKNFKWINEEIQKFRNNVNLFGVVNAAVPVGNVLAGRREQFNFIADVAEKVSPTVVYIEIKDTRRFDFFTGKPMTASNGSGFIVKEDGLILTNAHVVINKPHSRVDVRLKDGREFTGVVETVDTVSDLATVRIPVKGLTALKLGSSSKLRPGEFVVALGSPLTLSNSVTAGVVSSTQRGSDELGLHNKMTYIQTDAAITFGNSGGPLVNLEGEAIGINSMKVTAGISFAIPSDYAKAFLARTPATKPPDLAKGRRYMGITMLTLSPDIIMELRQRKQPVPEDVNHGVLVWKVILGSPAHSGGLQPGDIVTHVNGKPILAAADIYAALGDEHLKALDMTIIRTDGRRLNVTITPE, from the exons ATGTCAAGGATATTCAATTCGAAGATACGGAATTTATTACATATAGATGATAGTCAGTTAAGATGTATTTGGAATGGTTACAGATTTTGGCACAGTAAAcatgaatttcataaaaacaaagaaCTTCCAAACAATAATACAAACACAACGAGGAACCGGCTTTTTGTCTTTTCTGGGGTGATTGGAGCATTaggattttatatattttttgaacataaaCGAAAGAATTTCAAATGGATAAAtgaagaaatacaaaaatttagaaacaatgtaaatttatttggaGTGGTAAACGCTGCTGTTCCTGTAGGAAATGTTTTAGCTGGACGAAGAgagcaatttaattttattgcagATGTTGCTGAAAAGGTTTCTCCTACTGTtgtatatattgaaattaaagatACTAGACGTTTTGACTTTTTCAcag GAAAACCAATGACCGCATCAAATGGATCAGGATTTATTGTCAAAGAAGATGggttaattttaacaaatgctCATGTGGTTATTAATAAACCACATTCTCGAGTTGATGTACGATTAAAAGATGGTCGTGAATTTACAG gagTTGTTGAAACTGTGGACACTGTTAGTGATTTGGCAACAGTTCGAATTCCAGTAAAAGGATTAACAGCGTTAAAATTGGGATCTTCATCAAAGTTAAGACCTGGAGAATTTGTCGTAGCTCTTGGTTCACCCTTAACACTTAGTAATTCCGTAACAGCTGGAgtt GTAAGCTCCACTCAACGTGGCTCGGATGAATTAGGATTACATAACAAAATGACGTACATTCAAACGGATGCAGCTATTACTTTCGGAAATTCGGGTGGTCCATTAGTAAATCTTGAAGGAGAAGCTATTGGTATTAACAGCATGAAAGTGACTGCGGGTATATCTTTTGCTATTCCTAGTGATTATGCTAAAGCATTTTTAGCACGCACACCTGCAACAAAACCCCCAGATCTTGCTAAAGGTCGTAGATATATGGGTATTACAATGTTAACATTATCACCGGACATTATTATGGAACTACGTCAACGGAAACAACCAGTTCCAGAGGATGTTAATCACGGAGTATTAGTCTGGAAAGTAATACTTGGATCACCTGCACATTC AGGAGGTCTTCAACCGGGAGACATAGTAACTCATGTAAATGGTAAACCAATTCTTGCTGCCGCTGATATTTATGCAGCTTTGGGTGATGAACACTTAAAAGCTTTAGACATGACAATAATTCGCACAGATGGTAGAAGATTAAATGTTACTATTACACCAGAGTAA